The proteins below come from a single Pichia kudriavzevii chromosome 2, complete sequence genomic window:
- a CDS encoding uncharacterized protein (PKUD0B11100; similar to Saccharomyces cerevisiae YOL089C (HAL9) and YBR150C (TBS1); ancestral locus Anc_3.109) — protein MPESTLEKKKTPKACDVCRARKVKCDGREPCSKCIKNQQECTYNYRFKERVRRKGTNSINMDPQPKRKRGRPKKNQSIDMPNKSASLDDIFIPSTSATPFLPAATSTTMVQTPSTIVHTPSSMPAPPVPPIINPTSLSTCMPHPSPPLIQSNNNESHDSHLNESNSRLFSNVSPGAISHTYNMNPSQSTAPRQPTMEDRLSKLESMLHSLLERINPASSPSNSNNLLNYGKSDSYTPQNAFNNGAEKETETPMWNGLFLHTAVFFLSKVGLMVLEKRMERPEVLKPLKLVLQLYSPFEKKLLSKWTTPILSEFLTPLPSRNDIECLMQFLKMRIFYHKTIDLEYLDYLYKCYCDCRDGLIPEPNFSYSDYFFMNSCLLTASLYALEIREFKFNITMQFPSIDLRTLVEKLRDNALFYYNKTLIISGGLNSITSCLLLAEYADFTSSSRAAYTISNTAIRHAQDLGLHLENTYRGLNPKEKVLRLNVWWACYAIDKEMCIRWGQPPVLSDRDISAPPLSGFEPFWSSNVSSKKRSKRFVHGLEIKSTLESLSGNMYDITVMEQFVTTDYALLISKIHSSFLQANSLKHLSNKDVSLLKDSLLNELECWRNNIPEELRPKSDSDEDYTKFFKYINQLRESTDLLSAFKMIFCTICFVRYHHVKNVIFHSYINYYYVNHDDEIMCHESLKEITASSRAILKIACYVDTSCASYSNYFVFYPFNAFLTICGYYIHLDEKPLKNVIESDLQLLSDCIKYHVLPYIETFRISENGRIIEYVFKCMLYATYETCLTRFGDLDFSIEGLDVFQEIPKLAEDENSLKSLITESGTVKEDERPFVKMPYFERPKFQTLNDRTPSVPFLLSPNCPKAIPGFKDPIVDNDGDGVFYDMMNIPNYFLDYIDRYPTTPNFQ, from the coding sequence ATGCCTGAATCGActttggagaagaaaaagacGCCCAAGGCTTGTGATGTGTGTCGTGCAAGGAAGGTGAAGTGTGATGGGCGTGAGCCGTGCTCGAAATGTATTAAGAACCAGCAAGAATGTACATACAATTACCGTTTTAAGGAACGGGTTAGACGCAAGGGGACCAACAGTATCAACATGGACCCTCAACctaaaagaaagagagggAGGCCGAAGAAGAACCAATCAATAGATATGCCTAATAAAAGTGCTTCTCTGgatgatattttcattccGTCGACATCAGCCACACCGTTTTTACCAGCAGCAAcctcaacaacaatggTACAAACACCATCAACAATAGTACACACACCTTCATCAATGCCAGCGCCACCTGTACCGCCAATAATCAACCCAACGTCTCTGTCAACATGTATGCCTCATCCAAGCCCGCCGTTGATTCAAAGTAACAACAATGAGAGTCATGATAGTCATCTCAACGAAAGTAATTCCCGCTTATTTTCGAATGTAAGCCCTGGAGCTATCAGTCATACGTATAATATGAATCCATCGCAATCTACAGCACCACGTCAGCCAACAATGGAAGATAGGTTATCGAAACTGGAATCGATGCTACATTCACTTTTGGAGAGAATAAATCCTGCTAGTTCTCCTTCAAATTCCAACAATTTGTTAAATTATGGGAAGTCTGATTCGTATACTCCGCAAAATGCCTTTAATAATGGTGCAGAGAAAGAAACTGAGACACCGATGTGGAATGGGTTGTTTCTACACACGGCggtcttttttttgtcgAAAGTTGGTTTGATGGTATTAGAGAAAAGAATGGAAAGACCAGAAGTCTTGAAGCCTTTGAAACTGGTTTTACAGTTATACTCGCCATTCGAGAAGAAGCTATTATCTAAATGGACAACACCAATACTCAGTGAATTCTTGACCCCATTACCTAGTCGAAATGATATTGAATGTTTGATgcaatttttgaaaatgcgTATATTTTATCATAAAACTATTGATTTGGAATATCTTGACTATTTGTATAAGTGCTATTGTGATTGTCGTGATGGGTTGATTCCAGAGCCAAACTTTTCATATTCTGATTACTTCTTCATGAATTCATGTTTGCTAACAGCGTCACTTTACGCTTTAGAAATCAGAGAGTTTAAATTTAATATTACAATGCAGTTCCCAAGTATTGACTTGCGGACtcttgttgaaaaattacgTGATAATGCTCTATTCTACTACAACAAAACTTTAATTATCTCTGGTGGGTTGAATTCAATTACGAGTTGTTTGCTTCTGGCAGAATATGCGGATTTCACCTCCTCATCACGTGCAGCATATACCATTTCAAATACAGCAATAAGGCACGCCCAAGATTTGGGTTTACATTTAGAGAACACTTACCGTGGCCTCaatccaaaggaaaaagtcTTAAGGCTTAATGTGTGGTGGGCATGTTATGCTATCGACAAGGAAATGTGTATAAGGTGGGGACAGCCTCCTGTTCTCAGTGATCGGGATATCAGTGCTCCTCCATTATCCGGTTTTGAGCCATTCTGGTCCTCAAATGTGAGTTCAAAAAAGAGGAGTAAGCGATTTGTGCATGGATTGGAGATCAAGTCTACATTAGAGTCTCTGTCGGGAAATATGTATGATATTACTGTTATGGAGCAGTTTGTCACGACTGATTACGCTTTGCTAATTTCTAAAATTCATAGTTCTTTCCTACAAGCAAACTCCTTAAAGCATCTATCCAATAAAGATGTTTCACTGCTAAAGGACTCTCTTTTAAATGAACTCGAGTGTTGGAGAAATAACATACCTGAGGAACTTCGACCAAAATCAGATAGTGACGAGGATTATACtaagtttttcaagtatatCAACCAACTAAGGGAATCAACCGACTTGCTATCAGCGTTCAAAATGATTTTCTGCACAATATGTTTTGTCAGGTACCATCATGTTAAGAATGTTATTTTCCACAGCTATATTAATTACTATTACGTAAATCATGATGACGAGATTATGTGTCATGAGAGTTTAAAGGAAATCACTGCAAGCTCAAGGGCAATCTTGAAAATCGCATGTTATGTCGATACATCATGTGCAAgctattcaaattattttgttttttatcCATTTAATGCGTTTTTAACAATCTGTGGCTATTATATTCATCTGGATGAAAAacctttgaaaaatgttatTGAATCTGATCTTCAGTTATTAAGTGATTGTATCAAATACCACGTCTTGCCGTACATTGAAACCTTCAGGATAAGTGAAAACGGCAGAATTATTGAATATGTCTTTAAATGTATGTTATATGCCACCTATGAGACATGCTTGACGAGATTTGGTGATCTAGATTTTAGCATTGAGGGCTTGGATGTTTTTCAGGAAATTCCAAAGTTAGCTGAAGACGAAAATAGTTTAAAGAGTCTAATAACTGAATCTGGTACAGTGAAGGAAGATGAACGTCCGTTTGTAAAAATGCCATATTTTGAGCGtccaaaatttcaaacGTTGAATGACAGAACACCGAGTGTTCCATTCCTTTTGAGTCCCAATTGTCCAAAGGCTATACCTGGATTCAAGGATCCCattgttgataatgatggAGATGGTGTGTTTTACGACATGATGAATATCCCCAACTATTTCCTGGATTATATTGACAGATACCCAACAACTCCTAATTTCCAATGA
- a CDS encoding uncharacterized protein (PKUD0B11110) has translation MSLINFPDNVIEDIYSNLDQKSLVSMKHSCKFFDILSNQYLLKHLYFYDDSRQTLPLVDYLQGFKFDFTVIPLSKLDSFIRFIEKNTNLIELIDSIVFNSTESNVLISKFINLLIRNKRGSLSQIRFESNVDNLIFLLTQQSGSGNNQDIILYNHNLSASNLYENDELDDSLIQPNSVSLNPSYIYQCEQMQPTSSNSLPFELKELQIFSVDEAELLNLSNMKFEKIELTLQQVDQTDQLSSEVIENWSNNLEALQILNFRSFNYFSRSILAYMNNYENPNENSLFANLQCLTISLTDSNLDNDIKVLRSLNLGKIKQLEIKFKRKLLHDNGDKIRAIVKLLNDKEMGSQVESFSLINSNDYNMLTDNVFKSEIFNDSNLCLALMNDFNLINDLSVPKNLKHLTISLNNFLTVVDVKLEGNCDYKTFVVNETYLLKKREYFEKLLSLKNLQTLVIPDFLFNWLPFLDEGITLNGEYDELYCESMGVKSTAIVRKLYSRFKNFDDRSGLGIINKPIYHDGQEIFMGFYLDKLAPVMLHIAESLPKLELLNLGGALVSIHRSSPTSADVQQLVGVYDDWVFTNCLNE, from the coding sequence ATGAGCTTGATTAACTTTCCTGACAATGTCATTGAAGACATATACTCCAATCTAGACCAAAAGAGTCTTGTGTCTATGAAACATTCTTGtaaattctttgatataCTGTCGAACCAAtatcttttgaaacatcTATACTTTTATGACGATTCTAGGCAAACCTTGCCATTGGTGGATTATTTACAAGGTTTCAAATTCGACTTCACGGTGATTCCATTGAGTAAATTGGATTCCTTCATACGatttatagaaaaaaacacaaaccTCATAGAGTTGATTGATTCAATTGTATTCAATTCCACCGAATCAAACGTCttaatttcaaagtttaTCAATCTTTTAATTAGGAATAAGAGGGGCTCCCTATCTCAGATTCGTTTTGAGTCCAATGTGGACAATTTAATTTTTCTATTGACCCAACAATCAGGAAGTGGGAATAATCAAGATATAATCCTATACAACCACAACCTATCTGCAAGTAACCTCTATGAAAACGATGAGCTTGACGACTCTCTAATCCAACCGAACTCGGTCAGTTTAAATCCTTCCTATATCTACCAATGTGAACAAATGCAAccaacatcttcaaattcgtTACCGTTTGAGTTAAAGGAACTACAGATATTTTCTGTTGACGAGGCTGAATTGCTTAATCTAAGCAATAtgaagtttgaaaaaatagagCTAACGTTACAACAAGTTGACCAAACTGATCAATTGTCCAgtgaagttattgaaaactggTCAAACAACTTAGAGGCCCTTCAGATCCTAAACTTTAGATCATTTAACTACTTTTCAAGAAGTATATTGGCTTACATGAATAATTACGAAAACCCCAATGAAAATTCCCTATTTGCTAATTTACAATGCTTAACTATATCATTGACAGATTCTAATTTGGATAATGATATCAAAGTTTTGCGAAGCTTAAACTTGGGTAAAATAAAGCAAttagaaatcaaattcaagagaAAGTTATTACATGATAATGGTGACAAAATAAGAGCAATTGTCAAGCTACTCAATGATAAAGAAATGGGCTCCCAAGTTGAATCATTCTCATTAATTAATTCAAACGACTATAATATGTTAACCGACAACGTTTTCAAAAGTGAAATCTTTAACGACTCCAATCTATGTCTAGCATTGATgaatgatttcaatttaatCAATGATCTATCGGTACCTAAGAACCTCAAACATTTGACAATAAGCTTAAACAACTTTTTGACGGTTGTTGATGTGAAACTGGAGGGCAATTGTGATTATAAAACGTTTGTCGTTAATGAAACCTActtattgaaaaagagggaatattttgaaaaacttctttctttgaagaacttgCAGACTTTAGTTATACCCGACTTTCTATTCAACTGGTTACCATTCTTAGATGAAGGAATAACCTTGAATGGAGAATATGACGAGCTCTACTGCGAGTCAATGGGCGTAAAATCAACTGCAATTGTAAGGAAATTATACTCAAGGTTTAAAAATTTTGACGATAGATCTGGTCTAGGTATTATTAATAAGCCAATTTACCATGATGGCCAGGAAATTTTCATGGGCTTTTATCTTGATAAGTTGGCCCCAGTCATGCTCCATATTGCGGAATCATTACCAAAACTCGAACTTTTAAATCTGGGAGGTGCACTAGTGTCCATTCATCGTAGTTCTCCAACTTCGGCAGATGTTCAACAGCTTGTTGGTGTATATGATGACTGGGTGTTTACAAATTGCCTTAATGAGTAA
- a CDS encoding uncharacterized protein (PKUD0B11115), which yields MQQPNSSPWRSITNVYHTVMRTPEKKKNGDDYENTSLNGSPLPNSFKFTPTKNTKLYPHLNPPNDICVKLRSSPIQSDSNESYIQKDNQSFINAMDSLQRDLFSSNITSKVLNEFSSRYESVREEKILNIQEFNNTVTNDELNRRASERFSGSHRTRFNRMESIAFHYAARRNEQQQQQQQQQQQSRTPDEKVIDRKIIETDEDMVLSDYHLTPGDKRLTSKTLESATKRLKIDEFKFVEIDDSPTKTQTEKEKLKDVYQQRHQQQYEEQHFQLQQQLRQQHLQQQQKQQHKQQHKQQHKHHHQYQESKHQLQQAEKSIPSYLQPTKSSIQRSSSSKSISPSKSSKSINQLKESTPSLKPAEKHTGLSKSPSISPSKQHTPKLSPSRAYSNLNKILTSSPEKLSSPTKEEKPKTPITRIPRSKTSGSMNLPSHNISNSKLKGESNTKTNPTAKSKSYNNLKSISTSSSIPRLARLVTAEARLKDTAIKEKPKWR from the coding sequence ATGCAGCAGCCGAATAGCTCACCTTGGAGATCAATAACTAACGTGTATCATACTGTGATGAGAACTccagaaaagaagaagaatggTGATGACTACGAGAATACTTCTTTAAATGGATCACCGTTACCTAATTCTTTTAAATTTACACCTACTAAGAATACAAAGTTATATCCACATTTGAACCCGCCCAATGACATATGCGTCAAACTAAGGTCAAGTCCAATCCAAAGCGACAGCAATGAAAGTTATATTCAGAAAGACAACCAATCATTTATCAATGCCATGGATTCACTTCAAAGAGATTTATTTTCGAGTAATATTACTAGCAAAGTGCTGAACGAGTTCAGTTCGAGGTATGAAAGTGTTAGAGAAGAGAAGATTTTAAACATACAAGAATTTAACAACACTGTTACTAATGATGAATTGAACAGACGTGCTTCAGAGCGCTTCAGTGGTAGTCATAGAACCAGATTCAACAGGATGGAATCAATTGCATTTCATTATGcagcaagaagaaatgagcaacaacaacaacaacaacaacaacaacaacagtcAAGAACACCTGATGAAAAAGTGATTGATCGCAAAATAATAGAAACTGATGAGGATATGGTTCTTTCAGATTATCATTTAACACCAGGTGATAAACGGCTCACCTCAAAAACATTAGAAAGCGCAACGAAGAGACTTAAAATTGACGAGTTCAAGTTTGTGGAAATAGATGACAGTCCAACTAAGACACAGacagaaaaagagaaactcAAAGATGTATATCAACAAAGGCATCAGCAACAGTACGAAGAACAACATTTTCAGCTACAACAACAGCTGCGACAGCAACACCTCcagcaacagcaaaaacaacaacacaaacaacaacacaaacaacaacacaaaCACCATCACCAATACCAGGAATCAAAGCACCAACTACAACAGGCAGAGAAAAGTATTCCCAGCTATTTACAACCgacaaaatcatcaattcaaagatcttcttcttcaaaaagTATATCACCATCTAAATCTAGCAAGTCGATTAATCAGTTGAAAGAATCAACGCCATCATTAAAACCAGCAGAAAAACATACAGGGTTGAGCAAATCGCCATCAATATCTCCATCTAAACAGCATACCCCCAAACTGTCACCATCTCGTGCATATTCGAATTTGAATAAGATACTTACATCATCTCCTGAGAAATTATCATCACctacaaaagaagagaaaccAAAAACACCAATAACAAGGATTCCAAGATCCAAGACAAGTGGTTCTATGAATTTGCCGAGCCATAATATCTCAAATAGTAAACTTAAAGGTGAATCAAATACGAAGACAAATCCAActgcaaaatcaaaatcttaCAATAACTTGAAATCTATCTCAACATCTTCCTCGATACCAAGATTAGCGAGACTAGTAACTGCCGAAGCTCGTCTAAAAGACACTGCAATCAAGGAGAAGCCAAAATGGAGATAA